One Lysinibacillus sp. OF-1 DNA segment encodes these proteins:
- a CDS encoding FMN-dependent NADH-azoreductase — MNVLVVKANNRPDGISTKMYDTFMENVQGLNVTTFDVFAEDMPYFGQDLFNAFGKVQNGGELTDIESRLLAAKQKAMDALTAADIVVFAFPLWNLTIPAPLQTFIDYVYQAGFTFKYGENGQLISLMTDKKAIILNARGGYYSSPEAQPMEMSVNYIKNVAGGVFGMEIIEEVIIEGHNASPDKAQEIIANGLEEVKKVAQSLQTVNA, encoded by the coding sequence ATGAACGTTTTAGTAGTAAAAGCTAACAACCGTCCAGACGGTATTTCAACAAAAATGTATGATACATTCATGGAGAATGTACAAGGCCTCAACGTTACAACTTTTGACGTATTTGCTGAAGATATGCCTTATTTTGGACAAGACCTTTTCAATGCATTTGGTAAAGTTCAAAATGGCGGTGAGCTAACAGACATCGAATCACGTCTTTTAGCTGCAAAACAAAAAGCAATGGACGCATTAACTGCAGCTGATATCGTTGTATTTGCATTCCCACTTTGGAACCTAACAATTCCAGCACCTTTACAAACATTTATCGACTATGTATACCAAGCTGGATTTACATTCAAGTATGGTGAAAATGGTCAATTAATTAGCTTAATGACTGACAAAAAAGCAATCATTTTAAATGCTCGTGGTGGCTACTACTCATCACCAGAAGCACAACCAATGGAAATGTCAGTAAATTACATTAAAAATGTAGCAGGTGGCGTATTCGGTATGGAAATTATCGAAGAAGTTATTATTGAAGGTCACAATGCTTCACCTGATAAAGCACAAGAAATTATTGCAAATGGCCTAGAAGAAGTGAAAAAAGTAGCTCAATCACTTCAAACTGTGAATGCATAA
- a CDS encoding DsbA family oxidoreductase, protein MKIEIWSDYVCPFCYIGKKQLEKAIEDTGFGGQVEFVYKSYQLDPTTPVESTSTVYESLAKKYGMSLEKAKEMTLGVTARAKEVGLNYDFSNLMEENTLKAHRLVKWAEQQGDVTALVELLLHSHFIEGKRIGQEDILLEIAEQVGLQREAVAKVLASDDYKNEVEVDIQEGLQLGVRGVPFFVLNRKYGISGAQPQEVFEDTLRKVAEEEGLQPKLKMAGSDDEGVCTDDNCKL, encoded by the coding sequence ATGAAAATTGAAATTTGGTCTGACTATGTATGTCCATTTTGTTATATTGGTAAAAAGCAATTAGAGAAAGCGATTGAAGATACTGGCTTTGGAGGGCAAGTGGAGTTTGTTTATAAAAGCTATCAATTAGATCCAACTACACCAGTAGAATCGACTAGTACTGTATATGAATCATTAGCCAAGAAATATGGAATGTCTTTAGAAAAGGCTAAGGAAATGACATTGGGCGTAACGGCACGTGCAAAAGAAGTGGGCTTAAACTACGACTTTAGCAATTTGATGGAAGAAAATACGCTAAAAGCACACCGACTTGTGAAATGGGCTGAACAACAGGGAGATGTTACAGCACTTGTGGAATTACTTTTACACAGCCATTTTATTGAAGGAAAGCGTATTGGCCAAGAAGACATTTTATTAGAGATAGCTGAGCAAGTAGGGCTACAGCGTGAAGCGGTTGCAAAGGTTCTTGCAAGTGACGATTATAAAAACGAAGTAGAAGTAGATATTCAAGAAGGTCTACAACTTGGTGTTCGTGGGGTACCATTTTTTGTCTTAAATCGTAAATATGGTATTTCAGGTGCTCAGCCACAGGAGGTATTTGAAGATACACTACGTAAAGTTGCTGAGGAAGAGGGTTTGCAACCAAAGTTAAAGATGGCTGGCTCTGATGATGAGGGTGTATGTACAGATGATAACTGTAAATTGTAG
- a CDS encoding FAD-dependent oxidoreductase, which produces MTQSLWLASTESVSLASLTSSTTCDVCIIGGGLTGLYTAYTLAKAGVDVVLLEANTHFGHGTTGHSTGKLTAQHSIVYANLLEKLSIEEAQLYYQLNQQAIEKARQLLPTHSVRSVDSLLYCQTKEGYAQLLKEWNAYKVLNIKSKITSETELPFPITKALCMSQQAQINPLEVSNFLVKEAQAMGARLYSNTRVQQLNISQNNLHTEKNMSVQYNKLILCSHYPIEAFKGLKLFKLSNSRSYMIASKISETMQGQYLSVDFPSRSIRTATIDKEHYLVMGGANHIAGETVHTEPYYEAISNEMKEHFEQQPLYRWSAQDIETPDIVPYVGRITNSLPNVLIATGYRKWGISNSFVAGDILSTLITGAQSEDGAIALYSPSRTKFGAQFMQMLKVGGFVAKEYIAGYMKNAKAPTCTHLGCKTKWNEADETWDCPCHGSRFNAKGEVLEGPAVQPLKLD; this is translated from the coding sequence ATGACACAATCTCTGTGGCTCGCATCAACCGAGTCAGTCTCGCTAGCTTCTCTTACTTCCTCAACAACTTGTGATGTATGTATTATCGGTGGGGGCTTAACAGGTTTGTATACAGCCTATACTTTAGCAAAAGCAGGTGTGGATGTAGTTCTACTTGAGGCGAATACCCATTTTGGTCACGGAACGACAGGGCATTCCACAGGAAAATTAACAGCACAGCATAGTATTGTCTATGCGAATCTGTTAGAAAAACTATCTATAGAAGAGGCGCAGCTTTATTATCAGCTCAACCAACAAGCCATCGAGAAAGCTAGGCAATTACTTCCGACACACAGTGTTCGATCAGTGGACTCACTGTTGTACTGTCAAACAAAAGAAGGCTATGCACAATTATTAAAAGAATGGAATGCCTATAAGGTTTTAAATATTAAATCTAAAATTACCTCTGAGACAGAGCTACCGTTTCCTATCACAAAAGCATTATGTATGTCACAGCAAGCTCAAATAAATCCTTTAGAGGTGAGTAATTTCCTTGTCAAAGAGGCACAGGCAATGGGGGCAAGACTTTACAGCAATACTCGTGTTCAGCAATTAAACATATCACAAAATAACTTACATACCGAAAAAAATATGTCGGTTCAATACAATAAGCTTATTTTGTGTTCGCATTATCCCATTGAGGCGTTTAAAGGACTCAAACTTTTTAAACTGTCCAATAGTCGCTCTTATATGATTGCTAGTAAGATTTCCGAAACGATGCAGGGGCAATATCTATCCGTTGATTTCCCTTCCCGTTCGATTCGGACTGCCACGATAGACAAGGAACATTATTTAGTAATGGGTGGAGCGAATCATATAGCTGGCGAAACCGTTCATACGGAGCCGTATTATGAAGCGATTTCCAATGAAATGAAGGAACACTTTGAACAACAGCCACTTTATCGATGGTCAGCTCAAGATATTGAAACACCTGACATTGTTCCTTACGTTGGAAGAATTACAAACTCCTTACCTAATGTACTGATTGCTACTGGCTACCGTAAATGGGGGATTTCCAATTCCTTTGTCGCTGGTGACATCTTGTCCACCCTGATTACAGGCGCACAGAGTGAGGATGGTGCCATTGCCCTTTATTCACCGTCACGTACAAAATTCGGCGCGCAATTCATGCAGATGCTTAAAGTAGGGGGCTTTGTTGCAAAGGAATATATAGCTGGTTATATGAAGAACGCCAAAGCACCGACTTGCACCCATTTAGGCTGTAAAACGAAATGGAATGAAGCAGATGAGACATGGGATTGTCCTTGCCACGGTTCACGCTTTAACGCTAAGGGTGAGGTACTTGAAGGCCCAGCAGTACAACCATTAAAACTCGATTAA
- a CDS encoding manganese-dependent inorganic pyrophosphatase, which translates to MSKVLVFGHKNPDTDTITSAIVYAYLKHQIGEEAEAVRLGDINNETQFALDKFGFEAPRLISSVVGEGDKVILVDHNEFQQSADGIEEVQITEVIDHHRIANFQTADPLYYRAEPVGCTATILNKIFKENGVAIPANIAGLMLSAIVSDTLLFKSPTCTEQDVKAGEELAKIAGVDVADYGLAMLKAGADLSDKSLEDLLSLDAKEFQFGEYKSVVAQVNAVDINDVLNRQEELEILLNKNVAENGLDLFFFVVTDILNNDSTAVAIGQVAEAAAKGFGAELINNRVVLPGVVSRKKQIVPVLTEALK; encoded by the coding sequence ATGAGTAAAGTATTAGTTTTTGGACATAAAAACCCAGACACAGACACAATCACGTCTGCTATTGTATATGCCTATTTAAAACACCAAATTGGTGAAGAAGCTGAGGCAGTACGTCTTGGAGATATTAATAATGAAACTCAGTTTGCATTAGATAAATTTGGTTTTGAAGCACCTCGTTTAATTTCTTCTGTAGTAGGGGAAGGGGACAAGGTAATTCTTGTTGACCACAATGAATTCCAACAATCAGCGGATGGTATTGAGGAAGTACAAATTACAGAGGTAATCGACCACCATCGTATTGCAAACTTCCAAACAGCAGATCCACTATACTATCGTGCTGAGCCAGTAGGTTGTACAGCAACAATTCTAAACAAAATCTTTAAGGAAAATGGTGTAGCAATACCAGCTAATATTGCTGGCTTAATGTTATCAGCAATTGTTTCTGATACATTACTTTTTAAATCACCAACTTGTACAGAGCAAGACGTAAAAGCTGGTGAAGAGCTAGCAAAAATTGCAGGTGTGGACGTTGCAGACTATGGATTAGCTATGCTAAAAGCAGGGGCTGACCTATCTGATAAATCACTAGAAGATCTTTTATCATTAGATGCGAAAGAATTCCAATTTGGTGAGTACAAATCAGTTGTAGCCCAAGTTAATGCAGTTGATATTAATGATGTACTTAATCGTCAAGAAGAACTAGAAATCCTATTAAATAAAAACGTTGCAGAAAACGGCTTAGATTTATTCTTCTTCGTTGTGACAGACATTTTAAATAATGATTCAACTGCTGTTGCAATTGGACAAGTAGCAGAAGCGGCAGCAAAAGGATTCGGTGCGGAACTCATTAACAACCGTGTTGTACTACCAGGTGTTGTTTCTCGTAAAAAACAAATTGTACCAGTATTAACGGAAGCACTAAAATAA
- a CDS encoding GNAT family N-acetyltransferase: MTKKMEKKYIPLANYFEVALQQEITLSFSELENIMGQVLPNAAYLNKSWWKKTKPPLSHYLSWTNAGYYVIDVKLGTSVTFSRSQMKPTESSTSNNEESPSAYIIRGIEASDARSFIHLQEEIFQQTDFMYNVQNEVDLTVQQLRKNLAYWKQLKNRTILLCVLNGIFAGYAVIHGYKQSKARHVASVRLAVKEEHQQKGIGSALMNAVENWSKQRDISRLELTVMEHNNVALHLFTKLGFQQEGIRQNAIKLNDTYVNEYSLSKIL; the protein is encoded by the coding sequence ATGACAAAGAAGATGGAAAAAAAGTACATTCCTTTAGCAAACTATTTTGAAGTAGCTTTACAACAAGAGATCACTTTATCCTTTAGTGAATTAGAAAACATTATGGGACAAGTATTACCAAACGCCGCCTACTTAAATAAGAGCTGGTGGAAAAAAACTAAGCCCCCTCTCTCACACTATTTATCTTGGACCAATGCAGGTTATTATGTTATTGATGTTAAATTAGGGACAAGCGTAACTTTCTCACGTTCGCAAATGAAGCCAACTGAAAGCAGTACTTCTAACAATGAGGAAAGCCCATCTGCATACATAATTCGAGGGATTGAAGCATCCGATGCTAGATCATTCATTCATTTACAAGAGGAAATCTTTCAGCAAACTGACTTCATGTATAATGTTCAAAATGAAGTAGATCTAACGGTCCAACAACTTCGTAAAAATTTAGCCTATTGGAAACAGCTAAAAAACCGCACAATACTACTCTGTGTATTAAATGGCATTTTTGCAGGCTATGCAGTCATTCATGGGTATAAACAATCGAAAGCTAGACATGTTGCTTCTGTTCGCTTAGCAGTAAAGGAAGAACATCAACAAAAGGGCATTGGCTCTGCACTGATGAACGCTGTTGAAAATTGGTCTAAACAGCGAGACATTTCTCGTCTAGAGTTAACGGTGATGGAACATAATAATGTAGCGTTACACCTTTTTACAAAACTAGGGTTTCAACAAGAAGGCATCCGACAAAATGCCATTAAATTAAATGATACGTATGTGAATGAATATAGCTTAAGTAAAATTCTATAA
- a CDS encoding MurR/RpiR family transcriptional regulator codes for MSIHEDIKKRFVRLSKGQRKVAQFVMDNPTTVIANGAAEVGRLANVSESTVIRFCYAMDLSGYVELQEEIREYMMSQNEGVNLQPTYTVKKLTNSSFGKIMQQDSQNIQETIQLINDQQIQKSSKWMHEADHIYILGTRHNAYVANWLANTLKTLRSNIKQLRLDSDDLVNQMNSMGEHTTFIVLSFDKQMKDMKTIVEIAKMKKVKIIAITGSTFSPIREYASALFALGTKKHSSLNIAPVLFSFLHALLEEMMSQDKGQYEKYQQSYEQVESNVLFLDAAREKQVF; via the coding sequence ATGAGTATTCATGAGGATATAAAGAAAAGGTTTGTAAGGCTGTCAAAGGGGCAGCGTAAAGTAGCACAATTTGTGATGGATAATCCCACTACAGTTATTGCTAATGGAGCAGCAGAGGTTGGCAGGCTGGCGAATGTAAGTGAATCTACAGTAATTCGTTTTTGTTATGCCATGGATTTATCAGGATATGTAGAATTGCAAGAGGAAATTAGAGAATATATGATGTCTCAAAATGAAGGGGTAAATCTACAACCTACATATACAGTAAAAAAATTAACTAATTCTAGCTTTGGTAAGATCATGCAACAAGATAGCCAAAATATTCAAGAAACGATTCAATTGATTAACGATCAGCAAATTCAAAAAAGCTCGAAATGGATGCATGAGGCAGATCATATCTATATTCTTGGTACTCGTCACAATGCATATGTCGCCAATTGGTTAGCCAACACATTAAAAACATTACGTTCTAATATTAAGCAGCTTCGCTTAGACTCGGATGATCTCGTTAATCAAATGAATAGTATGGGCGAACATACGACATTCATTGTGCTATCCTTTGATAAACAGATGAAGGATATGAAGACGATTGTTGAAATTGCCAAGATGAAGAAAGTAAAGATTATTGCGATTACAGGGTCTACATTTTCCCCTATCCGAGAATATGCCAGTGCATTATTTGCTCTTGGCACAAAAAAGCATTCTTCACTAAACATTGCACCAGTCTTATTTTCCTTTTTGCATGCCTTGTTAGAGGAAATGATGAGTCAAGATAAGGGACAATATGAAAAATATCAGCAATCCTATGAGCAAGTTGAAAGTAATGTGTTATTCTTAGATGCTGCTAGAGAGAAGCAGGTTTTTTAA
- a CDS encoding MFS transporter, whose product MTTNTVVTNKPQQSISRNKLLGVAGVGWLFDAMDVGILSFVIAALAAEWGLSPSQSGWIGSVNSIGMAVGALFFGVFADKVGRKQIFMWTLVLFSIASGLSAFTTTLTAFLILRFLVGMGLGGELPVASTLVSESVAAKERGRVVVLLESFWAAGWLIAALISYFVIPTWGWRVALILTALPAFYAIYLRWHLPDSPQFTVKEESKKRSIGQNMKEVWSKKYARSTFMLWLLWFTVVFSYYGMFLWLPSVMVGKGFDMITSFKYVLIMTLAQLPGYFTAAWFIEKFGRKFVLVSYLIGTAGSAFVFGNADTLAVLLISGMFLSFFNLGAWGALYAYTPEQYPAIIRGTGAGMAAAVGRIGGIFGPLLVGFLLTAGYDIGFIFAIFCGAIIIGVVGVIFLGRETKQLELE is encoded by the coding sequence ATGACAACAAATACAGTAGTAACAAATAAACCTCAGCAATCCATTTCTAGAAATAAACTTTTAGGTGTAGCGGGGGTAGGTTGGCTTTTCGATGCCATGGATGTTGGTATATTATCCTTCGTCATTGCGGCATTGGCAGCTGAATGGGGACTATCACCAAGTCAATCTGGCTGGATAGGTAGTGTTAATTCAATCGGGATGGCTGTAGGAGCACTTTTCTTTGGTGTTTTTGCTGATAAAGTAGGGCGAAAGCAAATTTTTATGTGGACTCTGGTCCTATTTTCTATTGCAAGTGGACTATCCGCTTTTACAACTACATTAACTGCATTTTTAATTTTACGCTTTTTAGTAGGTATGGGGCTAGGGGGAGAATTACCTGTAGCTTCAACATTAGTATCTGAAAGTGTAGCGGCCAAGGAAAGAGGGCGTGTAGTTGTCTTATTAGAAAGCTTTTGGGCGGCAGGATGGTTAATTGCTGCACTTATTTCATATTTCGTTATCCCTACTTGGGGATGGAGAGTGGCCCTTATATTAACAGCACTTCCAGCCTTTTATGCTATTTATCTTCGTTGGCATTTGCCAGACTCACCACAATTTACGGTGAAGGAAGAATCCAAAAAACGCAGTATTGGCCAAAATATGAAAGAAGTTTGGTCGAAGAAGTACGCACGTTCTACATTTATGTTGTGGCTATTATGGTTTACAGTTGTATTCTCCTATTATGGCATGTTTTTATGGCTGCCAAGTGTAATGGTTGGAAAGGGCTTTGATATGATTACAAGCTTTAAATATGTTCTAATCATGACATTAGCTCAATTGCCAGGTTATTTTACAGCAGCTTGGTTTATAGAAAAGTTCGGCCGTAAATTTGTCCTTGTTTCCTATCTAATTGGTACTGCTGGAAGTGCTTTCGTTTTTGGGAATGCAGATACACTTGCCGTATTGTTAATTTCAGGGATGTTTTTATCCTTCTTTAACTTAGGGGCATGGGGTGCATTATATGCCTATACACCTGAGCAATATCCAGCTATTATTCGCGGCACAGGTGCTGGCATGGCGGCAGCTGTTGGGCGAATCGGAGGTATTTTTGGTCCATTGCTCGTTGGTTTTTTATTAACGGCAGGCTATGATATAGGCTTTATCTTTGCCATTTTCTGTGGTGCTATCATTATAGGCGTGGTGGGTGTCATCTTCCTTGGAAGGGAAACAAAGCAGCTTGAATTAGAATAA
- the thrC gene encoding threonine synthase: MWKGLIEEYKQFLPVTENTPALTLNEGNTPLIHLVNLSKKLGIELYGKIEGANPTGSFKDRGMVFAVAKAIEDGSQCVICASTGNTSAAAAAYATRAGIQSIVVIPKGKVALGKLAQATMYGAKIIEIDGNFDDALNIVRQVSETTPVALVNSVNPYRIEGQKTASFEIVDGLGTAPDYLCIPVGNAGNITAYWKGFKEYHAAKNCGLPKMYGFEAEGAAAIVKGEPIANPETVATAIRIGNPASWKLAEAARDESGGIIDSVTDEEIVAAYKLIASTEGIFVEPGSAASLAGVIKSVENGKIPQGAKVVTIFTGNGLKDPDTAMNVSTVEVVSLKNDEEEIRAYIEGVL; the protein is encoded by the coding sequence ATGTGGAAAGGCCTTATTGAAGAATATAAACAATTTTTACCCGTAACTGAAAACACACCTGCTTTAACTTTAAACGAAGGCAATACGCCTCTTATACATTTAGTGAATTTATCTAAGAAACTAGGCATTGAGCTTTACGGAAAAATTGAAGGTGCAAACCCGACAGGCTCATTTAAAGACCGAGGGATGGTATTTGCCGTTGCAAAGGCTATTGAAGATGGGAGTCAATGCGTTATTTGTGCCTCTACAGGAAATACTTCTGCAGCTGCGGCAGCTTATGCAACACGCGCTGGTATTCAATCCATCGTTGTTATTCCGAAAGGAAAAGTCGCTCTTGGTAAACTTGCTCAAGCTACCATGTATGGTGCAAAAATCATCGAAATTGACGGTAACTTTGATGATGCCCTTAATATTGTTCGCCAAGTAAGTGAAACGACTCCTGTCGCACTTGTAAACTCTGTGAACCCATACCGTATTGAAGGTCAAAAAACGGCATCCTTTGAGATTGTAGATGGCTTAGGTACAGCACCTGATTATTTGTGTATTCCAGTAGGTAACGCAGGAAATATTACTGCATACTGGAAAGGCTTTAAAGAATACCATGCAGCGAAAAATTGCGGTCTACCAAAAATGTATGGCTTTGAGGCTGAAGGTGCCGCAGCTATCGTCAAAGGAGAACCTATTGCTAATCCTGAGACAGTGGCAACAGCCATCCGAATTGGTAACCCTGCTAGTTGGAAATTGGCAGAAGCAGCTCGTGATGAATCTGGCGGTATCATTGATTCTGTTACAGATGAAGAAATTGTAGCTGCCTATAAATTAATCGCAAGTACAGAAGGTATTTTCGTTGAGCCTGGCTCTGCTGCTTCTTTAGCAGGTGTTATTAAGTCAGTTGAAAACGGAAAAATACCACAGGGTGCAAAAGTTGTCACAATCTTCACTGGGAACGGACTAAAAGATCCTGATACAGCTATGAACGTTTCTACTGTAGAAGTAGTGTCCCTTAAAAATGATGAAGAAGAAATTCGTGCATATATCGAGGGTGTACTATGA
- the thrB gene encoding homoserine kinase → MSKVWQISVPGSTANLGPGFDSIGLGLSLYLKLIVTLQDQWNIIHLDDNGPKEFELEEHLLYVIAKKIADQYDQQLPACRVEMTSELPLARGLGSSAAVIVAGIELANQVCELGLTVQDKLNLSSQIEGHPDNATASVLGGLTISSMDDNGIVDTFHINDIEASFVVYVPDVELKTSESRSVLPEQLNRAYAVRASANANMLAASLMARDFERAGHYMEADLFHEPFRAKLIPAYAEIRTAAKANGAYGTALSGAGPTLISIIPSAIATDFVQLMTKQFPEHQVILTKADEHGVQVHKQ, encoded by the coding sequence ATGAGTAAAGTGTGGCAAATCTCAGTTCCTGGAAGCACGGCCAACCTAGGGCCAGGCTTTGATTCGATAGGACTCGGCTTGTCCCTTTACTTAAAGCTTATCGTTACTTTACAAGATCAATGGAATATTATCCATCTCGATGATAATGGTCCTAAAGAGTTTGAGCTTGAAGAACACTTACTATACGTCATTGCTAAAAAAATTGCAGATCAATATGATCAGCAACTACCTGCTTGTCGTGTCGAGATGACTAGTGAACTTCCATTAGCACGTGGCCTTGGAAGCAGTGCAGCTGTGATTGTGGCAGGTATTGAACTTGCTAACCAAGTATGTGAACTTGGTTTAACTGTTCAAGATAAGCTCAATCTCTCCTCACAGATTGAAGGACATCCAGACAATGCAACCGCTTCTGTTTTAGGGGGATTAACCATTTCCTCAATGGATGACAACGGAATTGTCGATACATTTCATATCAATGATATCGAGGCATCATTTGTGGTATACGTACCAGATGTTGAGCTCAAAACGAGCGAATCTCGTTCTGTTTTACCAGAACAACTAAATCGCGCCTATGCTGTTCGTGCTTCTGCAAATGCGAATATGTTAGCAGCTTCCTTAATGGCACGTGATTTCGAGCGTGCTGGTCATTATATGGAGGCTGATTTATTCCATGAACCGTTTCGTGCAAAGCTAATTCCTGCCTATGCAGAAATTCGTACTGCTGCAAAAGCTAACGGTGCATACGGTACCGCTCTAAGTGGCGCTGGGCCAACGTTGATTTCCATTATTCCTTCTGCTATTGCTACTGACTTTGTTCAGTTAATGACAAAGCAATTCCCAGAGCATCAAGTAATTTTAACAAAAGCGGATGAACATGGTGTGCAAGTCCATAAGCAATAA